Proteins co-encoded in one Candidatus Binatia bacterium genomic window:
- a CDS encoding energy transducer TonB has product MNALLLETVGGADPGNASGSSARFEVHARSREYLRRGLLLSGAIHVVLLLAFLRLHGGGDDVLLRSYDRAVDVFREPPAIAIPLPPAPPGAPSTTASQTGTVIPVDVTTLPIPDFPGVGVLDPPPGSVPSGGGPSNSGDTGGPPPAAPDPNQVFLIKDVDVPPVPIDAPKPIYPQIARDAGITGRVLVEVLVKADGTVGRAWVKSGNKILGDAAQEGLVRWRFRPAMAHGRPVAVWVEIPVNFTQ; this is encoded by the coding sequence ATGAACGCTCTGCTGTTGGAGACCGTCGGGGGAGCGGACCCGGGGAACGCCTCCGGCTCTTCGGCCCGCTTCGAGGTGCACGCCCGCTCGCGGGAATACCTGCGACGCGGGCTCCTTCTTTCGGGGGCGATCCACGTCGTCCTGCTCTTGGCGTTCCTGCGTCTTCACGGAGGCGGGGACGACGTCCTCCTTCGCTCCTATGACCGCGCGGTCGATGTCTTTCGGGAGCCGCCGGCGATTGCGATTCCGCTCCCGCCGGCTCCTCCGGGCGCTCCTTCCACCACGGCGAGCCAGACCGGAACGGTCATCCCGGTCGACGTCACGACCCTTCCCATACCCGATTTCCCGGGCGTCGGGGTTCTCGACCCGCCCCCCGGATCCGTCCCCTCGGGTGGAGGGCCTTCCAACTCCGGCGATACGGGCGGACCGCCCCCCGCGGCTCCCGATCCCAATCAGGTCTTCCTCATCAAGGACGTGGACGTTCCTCCCGTGCCGATCGACGCTCCCAAGCCCATCTATCCGCAGATCGCCAGGGACGCCGGGATCACCGGTCGCGTGCTGGTCGAAGTGCTCGTCAAGGCGGACGGCACGGTGGGCCGCGCATGGGTGAAGAGCGGCAACAAGATCCTCGGCGACGCGGCGCAGGAGGGTCTCGTTCGCTGGCGGTTCCGGCCCGCGATGGCGCATGGCCGTCCGGTTGCAGTCTGGGTGGAGATCCCGGTCAACTTCACGCAGTAA